Genomic DNA from Spiroplasma alleghenense:
TTTGCATTACGAACCAAGGTATAACTATGTCAAAACAAACCACCAACCACATTATGATGAATCGACATAGCTGCAGGATAGCTAAGAAAATCCTCTTTAAGACGACTTAAGATAGTTTCAGTAATCTTTTTATAAATTGGATTTTTTACTTCTCCCAATATCTTTGTAAAGGTATTTCAATTTTCTTCGATATTTATTGGGGCACTCATATTAAAATCTTGTAAATTTACTCCCAATTTATCAAAATCGGATGGTTGAATAATTTTATAGCTATTTATTTTTAGTTGAATTTGATTACGATATAAGTTTGCAACTCCCTCCACACTAATTATTTGATTTAATGCAATGCTTTCTTTATCCTCATTTGTGGAATTTCATAAACGAGCCTCAACTCTTCCGGTTTTATCAACTAAGTGAATTATTAAATAATTCATTCCGTTGCTACCTGTAGAAGAAATGATTTTTTCAATTCTGGCAATAATATTAATATTTTTATCAGAACTTTTTATGTCAAAAATTTTCAATGTGACCCTCCTTCTTAAATTAATAATCCTGGGTTAATTATTAGTTTTGCAAACTCTTGCAATATTTGATTTGCCTCTACTAAATTTATAGTTTTATTATTAAAAGTCATTGTAATATTAACCATATTTTTAACAAAGATTGAATTGTT
This window encodes:
- a CDS encoding 3'-5' exoribonuclease YhaM family protein, translated to MKIFDIKSSDKNINIIARIEKIISSTGSNGMNYLIIHLVDKTGRVEARLWNSTNEDKESIALNQIISVEGVANLYRNQIQLKINSYKIIQPSDFDKLGVNLQDFNMSAPINIEENWNTFTKILGEVKNPIYKKITETILSRLKEDFLSYPAAMSIHHNVVGGLFWHSYTLVRNAKAIMGNYGYANIDWDLVICGSILHDIGKVVEIADITGTDYSLEGKLLGHISIGNAFINNVAIELNLLTNEDGQINGEVTKLQHMVLASHGKNEFGSPVEPVLLEAVILSTFDSLDARIYKINDEINKVGHNEWSGRILSEDGKMFLNHYNSKTTKK